AAACTCATATTAGATTCATCTGATGCATCTAACATTGTTGCTACTCCACCAATTTCTACTCCATCTAATAGTTCTTCTGCTGCTACCCCCATTACATCCATTGACATTTGACATGCTACCATTCTAACGCCAGATTTCATAGCTTCATCTATTAATTCTTCTAAAGATTGAATGTTCTTATCTTTCATTACTTTTCTAATTAATTTTGGTCCAATCCCAGCCATGTTCATCTTGGATAAGCCTAATTTTTTACTATTTTTAGCCATCATTTTGCTAAACATTTTAGCCATAAAATCTTTCTTAGTTTTAACATGGGTTTCTTTTTTAATTATATTTAATCCCCAAAAGGTGAAAAACATAGTTACTTCTTTACCCATAGCTCTAGCTCCATTGGCAATTATAAAGGAAGCAATTGCTTTATCTAAATCACCGCTAAATATTATTAAATTTTTGCCATCTTTTATTGGAGCCATCTCTTCCATTGATTCTTTCTTAAATTTATTACCTTTTTCAATAATGGCTACATACTTATCATCTATTTTTTCTGCACTTATCAATGTATTCCCAGTATTTTTACACCAGGATTTTATATCATTCATAAATCCAGGATCTGTAGATATAACTTCAAGCCTATCTCCTTCATTTAATGTTTTCAATTTTTCACTAACTTTAATTATAGGTCCAGGACAGGAAAGTCCACATGCATTTAGTTTATATACTTCACCAGTTCTTTTATGTTGTATTTTAGAAACCCCAGAATCATTAAACTCTATAATATCATCTGAACTAGATATAATTTCATCATGCTTAAAATGAAACTTCTTATACATATTGAATCCTCCTGCTAAATTTTTAACTTTAAATCCATGTTGCATGAGAATTCTTGCAGCAATATATCCCCTTAATCCAACAGCACAATATGTTATATATAGTTTTTCTTTATCTAATTCATCAAGTCTATCCCTTAGTTTTTCCAATGGTATATTTATGCTTCCTTCAATAGATCCAATTTGAAGTTCTTCTTCAGACAATACCCCTAATATAACTGTATTTTCTCTGTCCAATTCCTCTAGCTCTCTACAAAGTACTACATCTATCAAACCTTCTAATTGATTTTCAGCTACAAATCCTATCATATTTACTGGATCCTTTGCTGAAGAATAAGGTGGGGCATATGCTAATTCTAATTCTGTTAAATCATATACTGTTCCATTAAGTCTTATAACTGATGCTATTACATCAATCCTTTTGTCTACTCCTTTATATCCGACTATCTGAGAACCTAGTATTCTACCTTCTAAATCATATATTAATTTTATAGTCATTGGCATTGCCCCTGGATAATATCCAACACTAGAATTAACTTGAATAATAGAAATCAAATAATCTTTTTTATATTTCTTTTCCAATCTATTCAAAGTTTTTTCATTTACTCCAGTATTAGCTACAGTTAAATCAAAAACTTTAGCAATGCTCGTCCCCTGAGTCCCCTTATATTCTTTAACTTTCCCTGCAATATTATTGGCTACTATTCTACCTTGTTTATTGGCTGGTCCTGCCAAAGGCACCATGGTTTTTTCTCCAGTTATATAATCTACTACTTCAATTACATCTCCTATGGCATATATATTCATCAGAGGTTTTGAGGGTTTTATCTACTATTATTCCACCTTTTTCGTTTACATCCAAACCTGCATCTCTAGCTAATTCCCCATTAGGTCTAACGCCAATGGATAATATGACCAAATCCCCCTCAATTTCAGTACCTGACTGCAAAGTAACTTTAGTTCTTCCATCCTTATCATCATACTGAAAACTTTTTACACCATCTTTTAAATGTAACTCTACTCCTTTAGTTACTAAATGTTCATGGACTATTTGAGCCATTTCATAATCCAAAGGTGCCATCACTTGATCTAGCATTTCCACTAGGGTAACTTTAAGCCCTAAATTATGAAGATTCTCTGCCATTTCAAGTCCAATAAAACCTCCACCTACTACAATGGCCTTTTTAGGTTGCTTTTCATCTACATAGTTTTTGATCTTATCTGCATCGGGTATATTCCAAACACTAAATATATTAGGTGCATCTATCCCCGGTATAGGTGGTTTTAAAGGTGTTGAACCTGTAGATAGAATTAAATAATCATAAGTTTCTTCATAGGATTTATTAGTATTTAAATCTTTAACTACTACCTTTTTTTCGTCTCTTAATATCTTTATAACTTCTGATTCTGTCCTTATATCTACATTAAATTTCTTCATAATTTCCTCTGCTGTCTCAACTAATAAAGCTTCCCTATCCTCGATTATATTGCCTACATAATAAGGTAAACCACAATTGGCAAAGGATACGTATTTACCTCTTTCAAACAATATAATCTCTCCATGTTCATCAAGCCTTATAAGCCTTGCTAAAGCAGTTGCACCACCAGCAACTCCACCAACAATCACAATTTTCTTTCCCATTTTTTTCAACTCCCTATCTATTTTTACCGGTACCCTGTATCCGTATGCCTTTATGGTATAATATAATTAATTTTTTGTCAATACTAATAGTTTAAAAAACTAGACAATATTAAATAAAATATTAAGGGAGTTTAATATATAATTGGCAAAAATAAATTTCTCTCTTACACCTCTCCATGTGAAAATTGCAAATTGCTATTATGCCTGTTAAACCTAAAAAACACTTCATAGGTAATATTACCTATGAAGTGTTTTTAAATATCATTTCGCCCCTTTGATTACCCTTATTTCAACATCTTGTTTTTCAACTTTATTTTCTATTTTATCAACCTTTTCTTCAAGTGTAATCAACTTTTCATAAGTTAGTTTGTATCCATCATATAATGCCTTATGGTTTACATCCATTTTATTTTCAAGTCTAACTATGTCCTGTTTTACCTCTTTAAACCCTTCTTGCATTTCTCCGTACATCTTTGTCATAAATTCAAATAATTGTTCATTGGATATGCCCTCACCCAATCCAATCACCTCTATATATAAACTACATTTATTATACCATTAATTTAATCCTATATTCAATATAGAAATTATCTGCAAAAATGCAAAAAGATCCATCCCTGGTGCGTGGGACAAAGGGTCTGACCCTTTGTCCCACGAGGTCCATGCTAGTGAGGTGAGTTGTTTCAATTCCTTATAGGTAGACTATAATCCCTGTGCCTTGTATCATTCCATATTCAAGCCCAAATGCGTTTCAATTCCTTATAGGTAGACTATAATCTTGCTAAAACCCTTGACAATGTACGCATGTAAGTGTAGTTTCAATTCCTTATAGGTAGACTATAATCCTGATAAGACAGAAAATAGAGGAAGAAAACAAAGAAAAAGTTTCAATTCCTTATAGGTAGACTATAAATGTAACCAAAGCTTTATTTGATAGCTTTACAAAGAGACGTTTCAATTCCTTATAGGTAGACTATAAACTTCCCTTGTAGCGTTATCTTTAGGTCTAGTACCATCTGGTTTCAATTCCTTATAGGTAGACTATAAACGACCTTGTGGTGTTACAAATACTTGCACATCTTTATGTTTCAATTCCTTATAGGTAGACTATAAACTTTGGAAGTGGAGAGTAGAGGCTTATAAAGCAGAGATGTTTCAATTCCTTATAGGTAGACTATAAACCAAAGCAAATGTGTAGCGACTGGGGTATACCTATAGGGTTTCAATTCCTTATAGGTAGACTATAAACAAAATTAAAGAAGCTGGATTAGAAGTACCAGCTGACTGTTTCAATTCCTTATAGGTAGACTATAAACGAGAAAAAGAACAGATGCAGATATAGAATCTGCATTTAGGTTTCAATTCCTTATAGGTAGACTATAAACCGCACCTAAACCTTGTGTATTCGTTATCTCTTTGCAGGTTTCAATTCCTTATAGGTAGACTATAAACTTTGGAAGTGGAGAGTAGAGGCTTATAAAGCAGAGATGTTTCAATTCCTTATAGGTAGACTATAAACTCAATGAAAGAAATTGTTAATCGTAGTAAAGCTGAAAGTTTCAATTCCTTATAGGTAGACTATAAACTGCTATATAGAAGTCTATAGCACCACTTGTACTTATAGTTTCAATTCCTTATAGGTAGACTATAAACCTAAAAATCTTTTTTCTTCATCTCTTCTTTTTGGAGAGTTTCAATTCCTTATAGGTAGACTATAAACTATATATCATCAAGAGATTGCTAGAAGAAAGCATGAAGTTTCAATTCCTTATAGGTAGACTATAAACTTATGTTCATGAGAGAATTCCAATCAAATGTAGAAAATTGTTTCAATTCCTTATAGGTAGACTATAAACTTAGGCTTTGGGTTAGCAGCAAATTGGTCCAAAAAGAGTTTCAATTCCTTATAGGTAGACTATAAACAGAATATCTTGAATTTGTAGCATCAAAGCCCATTGAAGTTTCAATTCCTTATAGGTAGACTATAAACGTACCACAACTGAATTCAATTGCAACACCTTTACTTGTTTCAATTCCTTATAGGTAGACTATAAACTCAACCTTGATATAGTGATAGCTCCAGGGGTAAAAGTCCGTTTCAATTCCTTATAGGTAGACTATAAACTGAAATTATGGAGGAAAGCACACAAGAGAAAGAAAGGTAGTTTCAATTCCTTATAGGTAGACTATAAACGCTACTAGAGAGCAAGTTGTTGTTATGATAAAAAGAGCGTTTCAATTCCTTATAGGTAGACTATAAACACGTGTATTTGAGTTTGTAGGGGTTTTTATGTATGTGGGTTTCAATTCCTTATAGGTAGACTATAAACTCCCACGAAATTGAGTTTCTTATAGGTTTCTTAGCTAGTTTCAATTCCTTATAGGTAGACTATAAACCTGAAGCTTTCCTCATCCTCTATCTCGGATCCGTTCCGTTTCAATTCCTTATAGGTAGACTATAAACGAGGGATCGAACCCCCGACCAACTGATTCGAAGTCAGCGTTTCAATTCCTTATAGGTAGACTATAAACAGATATTAAATGTAATGTGATCCAAACTGATAGAGGGTTTCAATTCCTTATAGGTAGACTATAAACTATGCTTCTCTACACTTCTTCCATTCTTTAGAGTTAGTTTCAATTCCTTATAGGTAGACTATAAACACCCTAAAAGTTGTCGTGGAAGCGAGTGCCCATTTTAGTTTCAATTCCTTATAGGTAGACTATAAACCCCTACTGTCATTTGACAGTCAACCATATTTATTACTGTTTCAATTCCTTATAGGTAGACTATAAACTTCTTAGCAATATCCTTTGTTGCTGTCTTGTCCAAGTTTCAATTCCTTATAGGTAGACTATAAACTGGGCTAGCAACATTCAAAAATGCTGCAAAGGTGAACGTTTCAATTCCTTATAGGTAGACTATAAACGTGAGAGGACTTTTTATAGATGGAGAAGGGAAATTAGTTTCAATTCCTTATAGGTAGACTATAAACGAAGACTACAATCCAATCTTGGAGTATTGGAATTGGAGTTTCAATTCCTTATAGGTAGACTATAAACAATATATCTCTTAGGAAAATGGCTGAGTTGCTAGGGTAGTTTCAATTCCTTATAGGTAGACTATAAACGCATCTGGTTTAATTCCTGAATATGTTCTACGTTTGTTTCAATTCCTTATAGGTAGACTATAAACCTTATTCTTTCATACTTAGTACAGCTACCAACTTTCCGTTTCAATTCCTTATAGGTAGACTATAAACCAACAAACTATTTTGTTGGATTTGGAAAATGAAAGAGGTTTCAATTCCTTATAGGTAGACTATAAACTGGTGTTCCAATATGCTGTGAACTGCTGTTCCAAATAGGTTTCAATTCCTTATAGGTAGACTATAAACCCGGGTCTTTTATCTTTAGATTTAGGAATATGGTCTTGTTTCAATTCCTTATAGGTAGACTATAAACCTTGGTTTACCCAGGACCTACTAGACTTAGGAGGGTTAGTTTCAATTCCTTATAGGTAGACTATAAACAAATAGCTCGCAGATCTTGGAGCTTGAAGCTAGAAGTTTCAATTCCTTATAGGTAGACTATAAACTGGAACCAAGGACAAATGAAAGGGAATAGTCCAGCTCAGTTTCAATTCCTTATAGGTAGACTATAAACAAAGAAAATGGAGATATAGCAATAGCAAAGGCAATAGCGTTTCAATTCCTTATAGGTAGACTATAAACACAGGGAGCCTGCTAATTGAAGCAGGCATCCCTATCAAGTTTCAATTCCTTATAGGTAGACTATAAACAGTGAGTATGGTTGTTATCTTATAAAGAAGTTTATAAGGTTTCAATTCCTTATAGGTAGACTATAAACACTAAGCATTTGCGAGGGAAGGAAAATAGGATAGAGAGTTTCAATTCCTTATAGGTAGACTATAAACAATCAGAAATGGTGGGCTAAATTACAAAGGGATAGTAGTTTCAATTCCTTATAGGTAGACTATAAACTTTGATGCAAGGACAGGAAAACTACAAGAGCGAGTAGTTTCAATTCCTTATAGGTAGACTATAAACCCTTTAAAAACCAACTTATTTGTTTGGATTACTGTTTTGTTTCAATTCCTTATAGGTAGACTATAAACGAAGGTACAAAAGGACCTTATTTAGTATATACCAGGATGTTTCAATTCCTTATAGGTAGACTATAAACCTAATTAAAATTAATTGGGATGGAAGTATAAATGCTTGTTTCAATTCCTTATAGGTAGACTATAAACTGAAATACTAAAGTCTACTATTTCGTCTACATCGTCAAGTTTCAATTCCTTATAGGTAGACTATAAACGGGAGAGGTAAAAACTTGCAATTCCTAGGAATATTCTGGTTTCAATTCCTTATAGGTAGACTATAAACTTTGCCCTATCTGTTCATTTTCCACATTATTTATATCACGTTTCAATTCCTTATAGGTAGACTATAAACGCTTTCTTCTTTTCTTGCTAGTAGACTTAGGTATTGGTTTCAATTCCTTATAGGTAGACTATAAACTATAAAAATATAAAAGGAGGTTTTATAATGAAAAAATGTTTCAATTCCTTATAGGTAGACTATAAACTTCAATAGGTCGCTTTCCTTTCGTTGGTATATATCCTTGTTTCAATTCCTTATAGGTAGACTATAAACAGGAGTGAGTTAAATGTTGAAAGAATTAAATAATTACTGTTTCAATTCCTTATAGGTAGACTATAAACTATATAATAGTAACAAGAAGGTTATAAGGAGAGTGGATAGTTTCAATTCCTTATAGGTAGACTATAAACCACCCATTTGGGTGCTATAATATTTTAGCATTTGTCTGTTTCAATTCCTTATAGGTAGACTATAAACGGGTATGGCAGATTCAACTATAAAAACATACGAGATCCATCGTTTCAATTCCTTATAGGTAGACTATAAACAAATAAATTTCATAGTCAAACAGAAGAAACGGCTATAAAGTTTCAATTCCTTATAGGTAGACTATAAACGGTGTCTAGTATGGGAGAGACGAACAAAAGGGTACACCAGTTTCAATTCCTTATAGGTAGACTATAAACTTTTTTTAAAATAATGTACATTATTATCCTACTTATACGTTTCAATTCCTTATAGGTAGACTATAAACATGTGCTTCCTTCATGATTTCCTTCATATTGATATTTTTGTTTCAATTCCTTATAGGTAGACTATAAACTTATGGTTTTATGGTAGAGGTAGACTTTACAAAAGTTTCAATTCCTTATAGGTAGACTATAAACAATCTGAAATAGGTTTAGACATTAAATATTCTTCATCGTTTCAATTCCTTATAGGTAGACTATAAACCTCCCTTTACTCCTTCCACCACCAGCGGACGGGTAAAAGTTTCAATTCCTTATAGGTAGACTATAAACCAGCCATAATATTCTTAAAATAATCAAAATTGATTAATGTTTCAATTCCTTATAGGTAGACTATAAACATATTATTAAAAAACTAGAAAAAAAGGGTTATGCTGGTTTCAATTCCTTATAGGTAGACTATAAACGGGAAAGAATCCATAGGATTAAATTTAGACTTTATATTGTTTCAATTCCTTATAGGTAGACTATAAACTAATTAACTATCCATACTCTAGTATTACTGATTAGATGTTTCAATTCCTTATAGGTAGACTATAAACGATTGATTGAGGAGAGAACAAAAGATTATAGATAGTTGTTTCAATTCCTTATAGGTAGACTATAAACTTTTATTACCTGCTGTAGCAGGTTGAGCGTTAGGGAGGGTTTCAATTCCTTATAGGTAGACTATAAACCTAAAATATAGCGATGGGCGTTGGGGATATCAATACTAGTTTCAATTCCTTATAGGTAGACTATAAACTAGTATCAATGTTCCTCCAAACTTCTTCAGGAAGGTGTTTCAATTCCTTATAGGTAGACTATAAACCAAGGGTATGTAATACCATAGTTAAAAATACATACCCTGTTTCAATTCCTTATAGGTAGACTATAAACACTGATTATTCAGTATGTAAA
This portion of the Keratinibaculum paraultunense genome encodes:
- a CDS encoding DsrE/DsrF/DrsH-like family protein yields the protein MNIYAIGDVIEVVDYITGEKTMVPLAGPANKQGRIVANNIAGKVKEYKGTQGTSIAKVFDLTVANTGVNEKTLNRLEKKYKKDYLISIIQVNSSVGYYPGAMPMTIKLIYDLEGRILGSQIVGYKGVDKRIDVIASVIRLNGTVYDLTELELAYAPPYSSAKDPVNMIGFVAENQLEGLIDVVLCRELEELDRENTVILGVLSEEELQIGSIEGSINIPLEKLRDRLDELDKEKLYITYCAVGLRGYIAARILMQHGFKVKNLAGGFNMYKKFHFKHDEIISSSDDIIEFNDSGVSKIQHKRTGEVYKLNACGLSCPGPIIKVSEKLKTLNEGDRLEVISTDPGFMNDIKSWCKNTGNTLISAEKIDDKYVAIIEKGNKFKKESMEEMAPIKDGKNLIIFSGDLDKAIASFIIANGARAMGKEVTMFFTFWGLNIIKKETHVKTKKDFMAKMFSKMMAKNSKKLGLSKMNMAGIGPKLIRKVMKDKNIQSLEELIDEAMKSGVRMVACQMSMDVMGVAAEELLDGVEIGGVATMLDASDESNMSLFI
- a CDS encoding NAD(P)/FAD-dependent oxidoreductase, giving the protein MGKKIVIVGGVAGGATALARLIRLDEHGEIILFERGKYVSFANCGLPYYVGNIIEDREALLVETAEEIMKKFNVDIRTESEVIKILRDEKKVVVKDLNTNKSYEETYDYLILSTGSTPLKPPIPGIDAPNIFSVWNIPDADKIKNYVDEKQPKKAIVVGGGFIGLEMAENLHNLGLKVTLVEMLDQVMAPLDYEMAQIVHEHLVTKGVELHLKDGVKSFQYDDKDGRTKVTLQSGTEIEGDLVILSIGVRPNGELARDAGLDVNEKGGIIVDKTLKTSDEYICHRRCN